Proteins from a genomic interval of Toxotes jaculatrix isolate fToxJac2 chromosome 5, fToxJac2.pri, whole genome shotgun sequence:
- the irf7 gene encoding interferon regulatory factor 7 — MQSPPKPQFASWLIKQVETGQYTGLCYVGQNKFRVPWKHNSRKDCKEEDSKIFRAWAEASGKINEFPNDKARWKTNFRCALNNLSVRFKLIKDNSKNPDDPHKIYEIINTEYNYEALPTQDSQEDCVMTPDIYSSPTEYFPTGNEYNLVNNFTALELGNHPTEEQPWVENHYQPNAAVLGSCPAAAENHPQVLPDQPTYYELYPQPVLTSPLQPSIYDMEISIHYRKREMLKATLNTARLQLHYEQEAPELNAHHLCFPSTEGLLDHKQVEYTNRILKNIQKGLLLEVQDGGIYAWRQDRCHVFASTSDPSVAHPDPRKLPQNTMVELLSFQKYVNDLKKFRENNGGSPEYTINMCFGEKFPDGKPLEKKLIIVKLVPLICRHFHEMAQMEGASSLHSSNVSLQISHNSLYDLINSVFGLPTAEEPPRAAVPFLNQM; from the exons ATGCAAAG CCCTCCAAAACCCCAGTTTGCCAGCTGGCTCATAAAGCAGGTGGAGACGGGTCAGTACACGGGCCTGTGTTATGTGGGCCAAAACAAGTTCAGAGTCCCCTGGAAGCACAACTCCAGAAAGGACTGCAAAGAAGAGGACAGCAAAATATTCCGG GCATGGGCAGAAGCAAGTGGTAAAATCAACGAGTTCCCCAATGACAAGGCCAGGTGGAAAACCAACTTCCGCTGCGCTCTGAACAACCTCTCTGTGCGCTTCAAATTGATAAAGGATAACTCCAAAAATCCTGATGATCCTCATAAAATCTACGAGATCATCAACACTGAGT ACAACTATGAAGCTCTGCCAACACAAGACTCCCAGGAGGATTGTGTCATGACTCCAGATATCTACAGCTCTCCCACAGAGTACTTCCCCACAGGAAATGAG TACAATTTGGTTAACAACTTCACGGCCTTGGAGCTTGGCAACCACCCAACAG AGGAGCAACCGTGGGTAGAGAACCACTACCAGCCCAATGCTGCTGTCCTTGGAAGctgtcctgctgcagcagagaaccACCCACAGGTTTTACCAGATCAGCCAACTTACTACGAGT tgtatCCTCAGCCAGTCCTCACCTCACCTCTGCAGCCAAGTATTTATGACATGGAGATCTCCATCCACTACAGGAAAAGAGAGATGCTAAAGGCCACGTTGAACACTGCCCGTCTCCAGCTCCACTACGAGCAGGAGGCCCCTGAGCTCAATGCCCATCATCTCTGCTTCCCCTCCACTGAAGGCCTGCTTGATCACAAACAG GTTGAGTACACCAACCGCATCCTTAAGAACATCCAGAAAGGTCTACTCCTGGAGGTACAGGACGGTGGTATCTATGCCTGGAGGCAGGACAGGTGCCACGTGTTTGCCAGCACCAGTGACCCCAGTGTGGCTCACCCAGATCCAAGAAAGCTGCCTCAGAACACCATGGTGGAGCTCCTCAGTTTTCAGAAGTATGTGAATG ACCTGAAAAAGTTTAGGGAGAACAATGGTGGCTCTCCAGAATACACCATCAACATGTGCTTTGGAGAGAAGTTTCCTGATGGAAAACCTTTGGAGAAAAAACTTATCATAGTCAAG TTGGTTCCTCTGATCTGTCGACACTTTCATGAGATGGCCCAGATGGAGGGAGCTTCGTCTCTTCACAGCTCCAACGTCAGCCTACAGATCTCACACAACAGCCTCTACGATCTCATAAACTCTGTCTTTGGTCTGCCAACAGCTGAAGAGCCACCGCGGGCTGCTGTTCCTTTCCTAAATCAGATGTGA